TTTTAAGATATAAAGTATTTGTTCCCGGCCTTCCGGGGTATGGCTTACTAATTTTACTTTTCCACTACAGACAATAAAAAGCTTATCAGCGGTTTCGCCGGCCCGAAAGAGGATTTCTCCCTTTTGAAAGGTTCGGAAGGAAACTCCCGCTGATATTTTTTCTGCTTCTTCTTCTGTAAGGCTGGAAAGGAGTGGAATCTGGTTTAAGCAAGTGGTTCCTTTACATATTTCGCATCGGCATTCTGGCTTTTTTGGCACAGTAATAACCTCTCTTTCTCACGAAAGGCTCTCAAGCGTTGCATCAGGGCGGATTCCCACAACTCTGCCTGCTTAGGATCCATTTCCGGTATGCCAGCCAGCGGATCTCTAAGGCCCATCATTTTATATTTCTCAATTCCCTTCTTATGATAAGGCAATAGCTGAAGTTTTTCAACCGATGGAAGCTGAGAAGCTAAATGAAAAAGTTTTTCTAGGTTTTCCTGATCATCTGTAAATTCGGGAACCAGAACATGACGCAACCACACCGTGCCATGATAATTGGCAAGTCGCTTCCAGAAAGCGTCCCGACCATTCATAGGCTTAGCTGTTAGTTCTAGATGAGTCGATGCCTCCGTTGCCTTAATATCCATTAAAACACAGTCTGTTACCTCTAAAATGGAGTCCATCCAGCTTTCAGGCCCGAAGCCGCAAGTATCGATAGCTGTATGAAAACCTTCTTGTTTAAGCAAAGTCAGTGCTTCTAAAAGAAACTCGCTCTGCATAAGCGGTTCTCCGCCGGAAAAAGTAACACCGCCACCGGTTTTCTGGTAATAAGGCCGGTAACGTTTGGCAAAGGCAAGGATATCCTTTGCCGACATGGCATTG
This region of Tindallia magadiensis genomic DNA includes:
- the pflA gene encoding pyruvate formate-lyase-activating protein, producing the protein MKLGKIHSVETLGLADGPGIRTVFFLQGCPLQCKYCHNPDSQSGCGGNAMSAKDILAFAKRYRPYYQKTGGGVTFSGGEPLMQSEFLLEALTLLKQEGFHTAIDTCGFGPESWMDSILEVTDCVLMDIKATEASTHLELTAKPMNGRDAFWKRLANYHGTVWLRHVLVPEFTDDQENLEKLFHLASQLPSVEKLQLLPYHKKGIEKYKMMGLRDPLAGIPEMDPKQAELWESALMQRLRAFREKERLLLCQKSQNADAKYVKEPLA